Proteins from a single region of Trichoplusia ni isolate ovarian cell line Hi5 chromosome 3, tn1, whole genome shotgun sequence:
- the LOC113508704 gene encoding zinc finger MYM-type protein 1-like has translation MKRVKESGAEFRKKRAKKAADAKKSQGALLKYFSFSSGSKATLTSSVASCSSGSDSSAQEEDVPGVAVGSSSGPTTEQGQDEVDSPDVPQASSHKPAEKVNVAKEDIIEIVPSAPAEVKDVNLDDVGCWPSPMTDEKELEVRLNCKATIDQKQQEVFESEEKKWRDVLYRLLNIIQFLAKQNLAFRGHREDIRGDDSGNRGNFLELVHLLAKYDPLLMEHLTKIKLGARVSVSYLSPETQNEFINLLGQQVRSTIIRRIQKAKYYCVIFDSTPDISHNDQMSQVLRYVHIEGEKVAVVESFIDFFQPKGKNAEDLSNDIIAKITSDGLDIQNLRGQAYDNAATMSGIHNGVQARIKALNPKALFVACTNHSLNLAGVHAASESVNSVTFFGILEKLFAFFSASTVRWNALVAVTGQAVKRVTETRWSARHVAVKMLKNKFEGVLEVLEQLTDSSQTFETRSGASLLLTAMQSFNFLTFLGFWAAVLPEVDDAQIYLQQRGLSVDKCAQKLCALKTLLVESRDRLVQEAIDFAKTLCEKLGIELKTRRIRRKKRMHGDESSADAALSHEQEIRREVFASLDKIIQEMTTRFQQIQEISDKFGFLMPAKLLDSKFECDLSHVLEDIDKDEFQMERKRLQQFIACSESEEDISGKGPLELIQFIQKLNLGISVPNMVILIRIYLTLAISVASCERSFSKLKLIKNYLRSTMSSARLSNLAILSIEQELAANIDFDKVISDFAAKARRIRL, from the exons atgaaaagagtCAAAGAAAGCGGTGCGGAATTCCGCAAAAAAAGGGCTAAGAAAGCAGCAGATGCGAAAAAGTCTCAAGGtgcattactgaaatatttcagttttagttCTGGTTCGAAAGCCACGTTAACGTCTTCGGTGGCATCCTGCAGCAGCGGAAGTGATTCCAGT GCACAAGAAGAAGACGTGCCTGGCGTCGCAGTTGGAAGTAGTTCTGGTCCCACCACAGAGCAGGGTCAAGACGAAGTCGACTCACCAGATGTGCCTCAAGCATCTAGTCATAAGCCTGCAGAAAAAGTGAATGTTGCCAAAGAAGACATAATTGAAATCGTGCCTTCTGCTCCTGCCGAAGTCAAAGATGTGAATCTCGACGATGTAGGTTGCTGGCCTTCTCCTATGACCGACGAA AAGGAGTTGGAAGTTCGCCTGAACTGTAAAGCAACCATCGATCAGAAACAACAAGAAGTTTTCGAAAGTGAGGAGAAGAAATGGAGGGATGTACTGTACAGGTTGCTGAATATTATCCAGTTCTTAGCCAAACAGAATCTGGCCTTCAGAGGACATCGAGAAGACATTCGAGGAGATGATAGTGGCAATCGCGGGAACTTTCTAGAGTTAGTGCACCTCCTAGCTAAATACGATCCTCTTCTAATGGAACACCTGACAAAGATAAAGCTGGGAGCAAGAGTGTCAGTTTCATATCTGTCTCCAGAAACCcagaatgaatttataaatttactgggACAGCAAGTTCGATCCACCATCATCCGTCGTATTCaaaaagctaaatattattGCGTAATCTTCGACAGTACACCAGACATCTCCCACAATGACCAAATGAGCCAAGTTCTGCGATACGTACATATCGAAGGAGAAAAAGTCGCTGTGGTAGAATCTTTCATTGACTTCTTCCaaccaaaaggaaaaaatgcagAAGATCTCAGCAACGATATAATCGCGAAGATAACATCAGACGGACTGGACATACAGAATCTGAGAGGACAGGCTTATGACAATGCTGCCACAATGTCAGGGATCCACAATGGAGTTCAAGCCCGGATTAAAGCACTAAATCCGAAAGCTCTATTCGTTGCATGCACAAACCACTCACTAAACTTGGCTGGGGTACACGCTGCTTCTGAATCAGTGAATTCGGTGACGTTTTTTGGAATTCTAGAGAAGCTATTTGCCTTCTTTTCTGCATCAACTGTTAGATGGAACGCTTTGGTTGCCGTCACAGGTCAAGCAGTGAAACGAGTCACTGAAACGCGTTGGAGCGCTAGACATGTAGCTGTCAAgatgcttaaaaataagtttgagggAGTTCTTGAGGTACTGGAACAATTAACAGATTCATCTCAAACTTTCGAAACAAGATCGGGAGCCAGTCTTCTCCTGACAGCCATGCAGTCATTTAACTTCCTAACTTTTCTTGGCTTTTGGGCTGCAGTGCTACCTGAAGTAGATGACGCACAGATTTACCTGCAGCAACGAGGACTAAGTGTGGATAAGTGTGCTCAGAAACTCTGCGCTTTGAAAACCCTCTTAGTGGAAAGTAGAGACCGTTTAGTGCAAGAAGCAATTGACTTTGCTAAGACTCTTTGCGAAAAACTCGGAATCGAACTCAAAACGAGAAGAATTCGCAGGAAAAAACGCATGCATGGCGATGAATCTTCTGCAGATGCAGCTTTGTCTCACGAGCAGGAAATCCGTCGAGAGGTGTTCGCATCATTGGACAAGATCATTCAAGAAATGACGACTCGATTCCAGCAAATTCAAGAAATATCGGACAAGTTCGGATTTTTGATGCCAGCAAAACTTTTGGACAGCAAGTTCGAGTGTGATCTTTCCCATGTATTAGAAGACATCGACAAGGACGAGTTTCAGATGGAGCGGAAGCGTCTCCAGCAATTTATTGCCTGTTCTGAATCAGAGGAAGATATAAGTGGTAAAGGACCACTGGAGCTAATCCAGTTCATTCAAAAACTGAATCTCGGAATTTCGGTTCCAAATATGGTCATCTTGATTCGTATATATTTGACTTTGGCGATTAGTGTGGCAAGCTGTGAGAGAAGTTTTTCGAagttgaagctaataaaaaattacctcaGATCTACTATGAGCTCCGCTAGATTATCAAACTTGGCTATATTGTCGATTGAACAAGAATTGGCtgctaatattgattttgacaaaGTTATTTCTGACTTCGCTGCTAAGGCTCGTAGAATCCGCTTGTAA